A stretch of Aspergillus nidulans FGSC A4 chromosome VI DNA encodes these proteins:
- a CDS encoding SulP family inorganic anion transporter (transcript_id=CADANIAT00009913), which produces MTESDHTRSLRDRIIELFRPPASVTFLPRMTVHNNTMGDFDESAGSNSSQVDSRTPLLGSYDRREPPCGMGNSCNHGTFTPRVESDDWRTNAMPEYGGERYPIGSTSRRSTSAAPSAQGLENFPAGASTPLTIKYSKSQYISYYIPFFTWISQYRLSYLRGDICAALTVASIYIPMGLSLSNIAHAPPINGLYSFVLQPFIYAILGSSPLLVVGPEAAGSLLTGAIVKESVNQGSSGEDDEAANAIVVGVATALAGLMILVAGIFRLGFLDNVLSRPFLRGFITAIGFVIFVDQFIPELGLAAEAKAAGVTHGSTVDKLLFIIRNITHSHSLTAAVAFTSFAIIMVFRTLKKLLQPRYPQVIYFPDRILVVVISAVLTQQLRWHEQGLEVLGPTKNSGNGVFNFEWPFQPKYAEYLRTALSTSFIIAILGFFESSVAAKGLTGVASVGVQGMQVSPNREMVALGFANVVGGCFMSLPAFGGYARSKVNASTGARSPMSNICLSVVAIICIMVLLPYLYYLPKAVLSSMISVVAYSLIEECPHDLAFFIRLRGWSELALMLLIFLSTIFYSLELGIALGMGLSVLILIRHSTKPRIQILGKVAGSDRFDNAELHPENVESVEGALVVKIPEPLTFANTGDLKNRLRRLEMYGTNRAHPSMPRIRPPEHNRNVIFDVHGVTSIDGSGAQVLYEIVDGYAQAGTRVFFCRVPNRSVYRMFQRSGIVERCGGMSHFVGHVDEALKLTDSETRPLSASSA; this is translated from the exons ATGACCGAATCGGATCACACCCGCTCTTTGCGAGATCGGATCATTGAACTCTTTCGTCCCCCGGCGTCCGTTACCTTCTTACCTCGCATGACGGTGCACAACAATACAATGGGCGATTTTGATGAGTCGGCCGGAAGCAATTCATCACAGGTCGACTCCCGAACTCCACTGCTAGGATCGTACGACCGTCGAGAGCCTCCATGTGGTATGGGTAACTCCTGCAACCATGGCACATTCACTCCGAGGGTGGAGTCTGATGACTGGCGTACAAATGCTATGCCAGAATATGGAGGCGAACGATATCCCATAGGCAGCACTAGCCGGCGCTCTACCAGTGCTGCACCAAGCGCTCAGGGCTTAGAGAATTTTCCAGCTGGAGCTTCGACACCGCTCACTATAAAGTATAGTAAATCACA GTATATATCGTATTACATTCCATTCTTTACTTGGATCTCTCAGTATCGACTATCGTACCTTCGCGGCGATATCTGTGCTGCCCTGACAGTCGCTTCAATTTACATTCCGATGGGTCTTTCATTATCAAACATCGCCCACGCACCTCCAATCAATGGCCTCTATTCATTCGTACTTCAGCCGTTCATATACGCAATACTAGGGAGTTCCCCCTTGCTCGTCGTTGGCCCAGAAGCAGCTGGGTCTTTGTTGACTGGAGCCATCGTCAAAGAAAGCGTCAATCAGGGATCGTCaggagaggatgacgaagccGCAAATGCCATAGTTGTGGGGGTAGCTACTGCGCTGGCAGGGCTTATGATCTTAGTCGCTGGAATATTCCGACTGGGTTTCCTAGACAACGTTCTCAGCCGGCCGTTTCTGCGAGGCTTTATCACGGCCATCGGCTTCGTTATTTTCGTGGATCAGTTCATACCTGAGCTTGGTTTGGCGGCTGAAgccaaggctgctggtgttACACATGGCAGCACCGTGGACAAGCTGCTATTCATAATCAGAAATATTACTCACTCACATAGCTTGACGGCGGCCGTTGCATTCACGAGTTTCGCCATAATCATGGTATTTCG TACCCTCaagaagcttcttcagccgcGGTATCCGCAGGTTATTTATTTTCCAGATCGAATACTTGTTGTTGTTATCTCAGCAGTCCTAACCCAGCAGCTCAGATGGCACGAGCAAGGGCTTGAAGTCCTAGGCCCAACTAAGAATTCAGGCAATGGCGTCTTCAATTTCGAGTGGCCTTTTCAGCCAAAATACGCAGAGTATCTCCGCACTGCATTGAGTACCTCCTTCATTATTGCAATTCTCGGTTTTTTCGAGTCATCTGTCGCTGCCAAGGGACTTACTGGCGTTGCAAGCGTGGGTGTGCAAGGAATGCAAGTTAGCCCCAACAGGGAGATGGTGGCGCTAGGATTCGCCAACGTTGTCGGCGGATGTTTTATGTCTCTTCCTGCATTTGGCGGATATGCAAGAAGTAAAGTTAACGCATCGACTGGTGCGCGATCGCCAATGAGCAATATCTGCCTCAGCGTAGTTGCAATCATATGCATCATGGTCCTTTTGCCGTATCTTTATTATCTTCCG AAAGCTGTGCTGTCCTCCATGATCTCCGTCGTCGCCTACTCTTTGATTGAAGAGTGTCCTCACGACctagccttcttcatccgccTCCGCGGCTGGTCTGAGTTAGCCCTCATGCTCTTAATATTCCTCTCAACAATCTTCTACTCTCTCGAACTCGGCATTGCCCTCGGCATGGGTCTGTCAGTACTAATCCTCATCCGCCACTCCACGAAACCTCGCATCCAGATCCTCGGTAAAGTAGCCGGTAGCGACCGCTTCGACAACGCTGAATTACACCCAGAGAATGTTGAGTCGGTCGAAGGTGCGCTCGTTGTCAAAATTCCTGAACCTCTAACCTTCGCAAATACGGGGGACCTCAAGAATCGTCTCCGCCGATTAGAGATGTACGGTACGAACCGTGCGCACCCCTCTATGCCGAGGATAAGGCCTCCAGAGCATAATCGGAATGTTATTTTTGATGTCCATGGTGTGACAAGTATTGATGGTTCAGGGGCGCAGGTGTTATATGAGATTGTGGATGGGTATGCGCAGGCCGGCACGAGAGTGTTCTTCTGCCGGGTTCCGAACCGAAGTGTGTATCGTATGTTCCAGCGGAGTGGGATTGTGGAGCGGTGTGGCGGGATGTCGCATTTCGTTGGGCATGTTGACGAGGCGCTTAAACTTACAGATTCGGAGACGAGGCCGTTAAGTGCATCTAGTGCTTGA
- a CDS encoding translation initiation factor eIF2 subunit alpha (transcript_id=CADANIAT00009914) has translation MSLTNCRFYEEKYPEVDSYVMVNVKQIAEMGAYVKLLEYDNIDGMILLSELSRRRIRSIQKLIRIGRNEVVIVLRVDKEKGYIDLSKRRVSPEDVIKCEERYNKSKAVHSILRHVAEATQTPLETLYQQIAWPLNRKYGHSHDAFKISITNPDVWADVEFPNEAVKKELTQYIGKRLTPHPTKVRADIEVTCFGYDGIDAVKNALRTAEAENTPENQIKVKLVAPPLYVLTSQCLDKTHGIKMLEEAIERIETTIKASGGGCTVKMAPKAVTEHDDAALQELMEKRERENMEVSGDESQSESDEGVPE, from the exons ATGTCGCTCACAAATTGTCGGTTCTACGAGGAGAAGTACCCGGAGGTTGACAGTTATGTTATGGTCAACGTTAAGCAG ATTGCCGAAATGGGTGCCTACGTGAAGCTTCTCGAATATGACAACATTGACGGCATGATTCTGCTCTCTGAGCTTTCGCGGAGACGTATTCGTAGtatccagaagctcatccGCATTGGCCGCAACGAGGTCGTTATTGTGCTCCGTGtggacaaggagaagg GTTACATTGATCTGTCGAAGCGACGAGTTTCTCCAGAAGATGTTATCAAATGCGAAGAGAGGTACAACAAGAGCAAGGCTGTCCACTCGATTCTGCGACATGTTGCAGAGGCAACTCAGACCCCTCTTGAGACGCTATACCAGCAGATCGCCTGGCCGTTGAACCGAAAATACGGCCACTCGCACGATGCTTTCAAGATCTCAATCAC GAACCCCGATGTTTGGGCCGATGTCGAATTCCCCAATGAAGCCGTGAAAAAGGAGCTGACTCAGTACATTGGCAAGCGACTTACACCCCACCCGACGAAAGTGCGCGCGGATATTGAAGTCACCTGCTTTGGTTATGATGGTATCGATGCGGTCAAGAACGCTCTGCGGACCGCTGAGGCAGAGAACACTCCTGAGAACCAAATAAAGGTCAAACTGGTTGCTCCTCCGCTCTATGTCTTGACTAGCCAATGTCTGGACAAGACACACGGTATCAAGATgcttgaagaagccattGAACGGATTGAGACCACGATCAAAGCGTCTGGCGGTGGCTGCACTGTTAAGATGGCTCCCAAGGCTGTTACGGAGCACGATGACGCTGCTCTTCAGGAGCTCATGGAGAAGCGCGAGCGTGAGAACATGGAGGTCAGCGGAGACGAGAGCCAGTCTGAGAGCGACGAGGGTGTCCCCGAATAA
- the yvc1 gene encoding protein yvc1 (transcript_id=CADANIAT00009915): MGWRDIFASEASGFLQDMQRHRLLPTHEGDEIPTDHPAKEVTRLALRLKYQLEQVIPCELEEESITSANSRVITQDVIHTAMQAGGEHLRACVPFCLLVCLRWFKRQAQQELWDSELHELRATAFCMNFLTMSSIEADEDQNHLLVHVLLKRYSIFQDGEESAPANVIERAVDLHALRVIGSSGYQKCIKYLWNGWLCQQEGNPTNFVPYQDRDSTDFAVHFHPDRMRAPIYQSACQILFSFVYLGLYTEVINTVNPTGDLDVVEGVLYVITLAFICDEATKLWKIGRNYFDFWNAFNSTLYAILAVSFFLRVAALAHSASAGDEQRQTLNKLSYNFLAFAGPMFWMRMMLYLDTLRFFGAMFVVLRVMMKESLIFFALLLVVLVGFFQAFTGMAQVDSGPLGTKGIVIAMANSIMQSPEFGMFEDFAFPFGIILYYFYTFIVLTILLNILIALYNSAYEAISGNATDEYMAIFAQKTMQFVRAPDENVFIPPFNLIEIIFLILPFEWWLSATTYAKLNDIVMGIVYSPLLLVIGILEIREARRIRRNRRRGEEDDDHVEEWEGMAEQVGFEVDDEWKVAVKESSPDVRVDPSAAEVAKLREEVRALTEVVRVLIETNGERDGGRESNRLGESSSSLRAAE, from the exons ATGGGTTGGCGGGACATATTCGCCTCTGAGGCCTCCGGGTTTCTCCAGGACATGCAGCGGCATCGAT TGCTTCCAACTCACGAAGGAGACGAGATTCCAACTGATCACCCTGCAAAGGAAGTGACTAGACTTGCTCTGCGGCTGAAATACCAGCTTGAACAAGTCATTCCATGTGAGTTGGAAGAAGAGTCGATAACTAGCGCCAACAGCCGGGTCATAACTCAGGATGTGATCCATACTGCGATGCAGGCCGGAGGAGAGCATCTTCGCGCATGCGTGCCGTTCTGCCTACTCGTGTGTTTGCGATGGTTTAAGCGTCAAGCACAGCAGGAGCTGTGGGATTCCGAACTCCATGAGCTTCGAGCTACAGCCT TCTGCATGAATTTCCTGACGATGAGCAGTATTGAAGCCGACGAAGATCAGAATCATCTTCTCGTTCATGTCCTCCTCAAGCGCTACTCTATCTTCCaggacggcgaagaaagCGCCCCCGCCAACGTCATTGAGCGAGCAGTTGACCTCCATGCCTTGAGGGTAATCGGCTCTTCTGGGTACCAGAAGTGCATCAAGTACCTCTGGAATGGCTGGCTGTGCCAGCAAGAAGGCAACCCAACCAACTTTGTCCCCTATCAAGACAGAGACAGTACCGATTTTGCAGTCCATTTTCATCCAGACCGAATGCGCGCGCCCATCTATCAGAGCGCATGCCAGATCCTGTTTTCATTCGTCTATCTAGGCCTGTACACTGAAGTTATTAACACCGTTAACCCAACCGGCGACCTAGACGTCGTCGAGGGAGTACTTTATGTCATAACACTTGCATTCATCTGTGATGAGGCCACGAAGCTCTGGAAAATTGGACGAAACTACTTCGACTTCTGGAATGCCTTCAACTCCACACTATACGCCATTCTTGCCGTCTCGTTCTTCCTGCGAGTCGCGGCCCTCGCACACTCTGCCTCTGCTGGTGATGAGCAAAGACAGACGCTAAACAAATTAAGTTATAATTTCCTAGCCTTTGCAGGTCCCATGTTCTGGATGCGCATGATGCTTTATTTAGACACCctccgcttcttcggcgccaTGTTCGTTGTCCTCCGGGTAATGATGAAGGAGAgtctgatcttcttcgcccttctccttgttgtcCTGGTCGGATTCTTTCAAGCGTTCACAGGCATGGCGCAAGTCGATAGCGGCCCACTCGGTACAAAGGGCATCGTTATTGCAATGGCAAACAGTATTATGCAGAGTCCGGAGTTCGGGATGTTTGAGGACTTCGCCTTTCCGTTTGGGATTATCCTCTACTACTTCTACACTTTCATCGTCCTGACTA TTCTTCTGAACATCCTCATTGCCCTCTACAACAGCGCCTATGAAGCGATCTCCGGAAATGCCACTGACGAATACATGGCCATATTTGCCCAAAAAACCATGCAATTTGTCCGCGCACCAGATGAAAACGTCTTCATTCCCC CATTCAATCTCATCGAAATAATCTTTCTAATCCTCCCCTTTGAATGGTGGCTTTCCGCCACCACCTATGCAAAACTTAACGATATCGTCATGGGTATCGTATATTCTCCGCTCCTTTTGGTTATTGGGATCCTGGAGATCCGCGAAGCGCGCCGGATCAGACGTAATCGGCGacgcggcgaggaggatgacgaccACGttgaggagtgggagggaATGGCTGAGCAGGTCGGCTTTGAGGTTGACGATGAGTGGAAGGTGGCCGTTAAGGAGAGTAGTCCAGATGTGAGGGTTGATCCGTCCGCGGCCGAGGTTGCGAAGTTGAGGGAGGAGGTCAGGGCATTGACGGAAGTCGTTAGGGTGTTGATTGAGACCAACGGGGAGAGGGatggagggagagagagTAATAGGTTGGGGGAGTCGAGTTCTAGCCTTAGAGCTGCTGAGTGA